A single region of the Palaeococcus ferrophilus DSM 13482 genome encodes:
- the gltA gene encoding NADPH-dependent glutamate synthase: MPRRQLIKERVPTPERPAEERVKDFFEVNLGYTFELAVKEAERCLQCPYNYAPCIKGCPVHINIPGFISKLVEYRDNPDKAVKEALNVIWACNSLPATTGRVCPQEDQCEMNCVMGKVGDKINIGKLERFVADYARERGIDEELLSEIMPKIEKKGKRVAIIGAGPAGLTAAGELARLGYDVTIFEALHEAGGVLMYGIPEFRLPKSIVEKEIDKLRKLGVKILTDHIVGRTVTIEELLEEYDAVFIGSGAGTPRLVNAPGINLNGIYTANEFLTRVNLMKAYLFPEYDTPVYVGKKVVVIGAGNTAMDAARSARRFGAEVTIAYRRGPEDVSARVEEVHHAKEEGIKFEYFINPVEFIGDENGKVKAVKFEKMRALEETDGNGKRRIVGTGEYVTLEADTVVIAIGKHPNRLIVNTPGLKVERGRIVVDENLMTSIPGVFAGGDAIRGEATVILAMGDGRKAAKAIHEYLTKKRE; the protein is encoded by the coding sequence ATGCCGAGGAGGCAGCTTATCAAGGAGCGCGTTCCCACCCCGGAGAGGCCGGCGGAGGAGCGCGTTAAGGACTTCTTTGAGGTCAATCTCGGTTACACGTTTGAGCTGGCCGTCAAGGAGGCGGAAAGATGCCTTCAGTGCCCCTACAACTACGCGCCGTGTATCAAGGGCTGTCCCGTTCACATAAACATCCCCGGCTTCATAAGCAAGCTCGTGGAGTACCGCGACAACCCGGACAAGGCCGTCAAGGAGGCTCTCAACGTCATATGGGCCTGCAACTCACTCCCAGCAACAACCGGCCGTGTCTGCCCGCAGGAGGACCAGTGTGAGATGAACTGTGTCATGGGCAAGGTCGGCGACAAGATAAACATAGGCAAGCTGGAGAGGTTTGTGGCCGACTACGCGCGCGAGAGGGGCATAGACGAGGAGCTCCTCTCCGAGATAATGCCAAAGATCGAGAAGAAGGGAAAGCGCGTTGCAATCATTGGAGCGGGCCCGGCCGGTCTCACAGCTGCGGGAGAGCTCGCAAGGCTCGGCTACGACGTCACCATCTTCGAAGCCCTCCACGAGGCCGGTGGAGTCCTCATGTATGGCATTCCTGAGTTCAGGCTGCCGAAGAGCATTGTCGAGAAGGAGATTGATAAGCTCAGGAAGCTCGGCGTTAAAATACTCACCGACCACATCGTCGGGAGAACCGTGACCATAGAGGAACTCCTTGAGGAGTACGATGCGGTCTTCATTGGTTCCGGTGCCGGAACCCCGAGGCTCGTCAACGCCCCGGGAATCAACCTCAACGGAATCTACACCGCCAACGAGTTCCTCACCAGGGTCAACCTCATGAAGGCCTACCTCTTCCCAGAGTACGACACTCCCGTCTACGTCGGAAAGAAGGTGGTTGTAATCGGTGCCGGTAACACGGCCATGGACGCCGCGAGGAGCGCGAGGCGCTTTGGCGCCGAGGTTACCATAGCCTACCGCCGCGGCCCGGAGGACGTGAGCGCGAGGGTCGAGGAGGTTCACCACGCCAAGGAGGAGGGCATAAAGTTCGAGTACTTCATCAACCCGGTTGAGTTCATCGGCGACGAGAACGGCAAGGTCAAGGCCGTGAAGTTCGAGAAGATGAGGGCCCTCGAGGAGACCGACGGCAACGGCAAGAGGAGGATCGTCGGAACCGGTGAGTACGTTACGCTCGAAGCGGACACGGTCGTCATAGCCATCGGAAAGCACCCGAACAGGCTCATCGTCAACACCCCCGGCCTCAAGGTCGAGCGCGGAAGGATAGTCGTTGACGAGAACCTCATGACGAGCATCCCGGGGGTTTTTGCGGGTGGAGACGCCATAAGGGGAGAGGCGACGGTTATCCTCGCCATGGGAGACGGAAGGAAGGCCGCCAAGGCCATCCACGAGTACCTCACGAAGAAGAGGGAATAG
- a CDS encoding sulfide/dihydroorotate dehydrogenase-like FAD/NAD-binding protein, whose product MPYKILDKKELAMNEVWYKVHAPHVAKKVQPGQFVIVRAFPNGERIPLTPITWDREEGWITLVTFIRGKTTMRMANELKPGDELLNVAGPLGNPAPMKKYGKILAIGMITGIVEVFPIAKAWQDFGNDVTTLHVSPNPMVLLKKEFEEAVSRHIVEGFDLQPGWGMQEIAQELVRRAVAKVKELLENEHFDMVLTVGPAGGQKAIFNVVKKFGIPMHADLHPIMVDATGMCGACRVMIGGEVKFACIDGPGFDAYKVDWDELIHRSGFYAPMERLALEHYMKALQGGEQ is encoded by the coding sequence ATGCCTTACAAGATACTCGATAAAAAGGAGCTCGCCATGAACGAGGTATGGTATAAGGTGCACGCCCCTCACGTTGCCAAAAAGGTCCAGCCGGGCCAGTTCGTCATAGTCAGGGCATTCCCCAACGGCGAGAGGATTCCCCTCACCCCAATCACGTGGGACAGGGAGGAGGGATGGATAACCCTCGTCACCTTCATCCGCGGGAAGACCACCATGAGGATGGCCAACGAACTCAAACCCGGTGACGAACTTCTAAACGTCGCCGGTCCGCTCGGAAACCCCGCCCCAATGAAGAAGTACGGCAAAATCCTCGCCATAGGAATGATAACGGGAATAGTCGAGGTCTTTCCCATAGCCAAAGCCTGGCAGGATTTTGGAAACGACGTTACAACCCTCCACGTCTCCCCCAACCCGATGGTTCTCCTCAAGAAGGAGTTCGAGGAGGCCGTTTCGAGGCACATCGTTGAAGGCTTCGACCTTCAGCCCGGCTGGGGAATGCAGGAGATCGCCCAGGAACTCGTCAGGAGGGCCGTTGCGAAGGTCAAAGAGCTCCTTGAGAACGAGCACTTCGACATGGTACTAACCGTCGGCCCTGCCGGCGGCCAGAAGGCCATATTCAACGTCGTTAAGAAGTTTGGAATTCCCATGCACGCCGACCTTCACCCGATCATGGTTGACGCCACGGGAATGTGCGGGGCGTGCCGCGTCATGATCGGCGGTGAGGTCAAGTTCGCCTGTATAGACGGGCCGGGCTTCGACGCCTACAAAGTTGACTGGGATGAGCTGATACACAGGAGCGGCTTCTACGCCCCCATGGAAAGGCTCGCCCTCGAGCACTATATGAAGGCCCTTCAGGGAGGTGAGCAGTAA
- a CDS encoding tRNA (adenine-N1)-methyltransferase: MIKEGDKVLLIDRRGKSYLLTVSDREFHTDLGILNLGELIGREYGTRLETHRGEVFRVIKPNIADYIAKMKRGPQTVHPKDAAQIVAYAGISPGDFIVEAGVGSGALTLFLANVVGPEGRIVSYELREDFANIARRNIEWAGFSDRVTIKLGDVYEGIEERGVDHIVLDLPQPERVLPHAVEALKPGGYFVAYTPCANQVQRFHEHLTEYREYFGKPKTVECLVREQEVSKNCFRPSTRMLAHTGYITFIRRL, from the coding sequence ATGATAAAAGAAGGGGACAAAGTTCTGCTGATTGACAGGAGAGGTAAGAGCTACCTCCTTACGGTGAGCGATAGAGAGTTCCACACGGATTTGGGGATACTCAACCTCGGTGAGCTCATAGGCAGGGAGTACGGAACGAGGCTTGAGACCCACAGGGGAGAGGTTTTCAGAGTCATAAAACCCAACATAGCGGACTACATAGCCAAGATGAAGCGCGGCCCCCAGACGGTTCATCCGAAGGACGCGGCGCAGATAGTAGCCTATGCCGGCATCTCGCCGGGCGACTTCATAGTGGAAGCGGGCGTTGGAAGCGGGGCCTTAACTCTCTTTCTGGCCAACGTAGTGGGGCCTGAAGGTAGAATAGTTAGTTATGAGCTCAGGGAGGACTTCGCCAACATAGCGAGGAGGAACATCGAGTGGGCGGGGTTCTCCGACAGGGTTACCATAAAGCTTGGCGATGTCTACGAGGGGATAGAGGAGAGGGGCGTTGACCACATAGTCCTCGACCTTCCGCAGCCCGAGAGGGTCCTTCCCCACGCGGTGGAGGCCCTCAAGCCGGGAGGATACTTCGTGGCGTACACACCATGCGCCAACCAGGTTCAGCGCTTTCATGAGCACCTGACCGAGTACAGGGAGTACTTCGGGAAGCCGAAGACAGTAGAGTGTCTTGTGAGGGAGCAGGAAGTGAGCAAAAACTGCTTCAGACCGAGCACGCGGATGCTCGCTCACACGGGTTACATAACGTTTATCCGGCGCCTTTGA
- a CDS encoding DUF257 family protein produces the protein MVSIAELLREEMKSGDSLLIEYPGGYPIEDLLWGQVMPAILQKGMVLVDDFFGVGDLMFRNYVRKLPASEYKTLLRGIRNISVIKIGPGQASYGKILVQVPLTYDSEAFLDSYYGAIRESLRTQDKPLYFVSLGVSEYIYFGKEKALQTLLVTRSSLPIEDWASVYLLNTDLVNGSALALMEELSSWVLEVWGKEGSTINLKKGLIGGSNDKRRGQSSAD, from the coding sequence ATGGTGTCAATTGCCGAGCTTTTGAGAGAGGAAATGAAGAGTGGCGATTCCCTTCTCATAGAGTACCCTGGGGGATACCCTATAGAGGACCTTCTCTGGGGCCAGGTCATGCCCGCGATACTTCAAAAGGGTATGGTTCTGGTGGACGACTTCTTCGGCGTTGGGGACTTAATGTTCAGGAACTACGTGAGGAAGCTCCCCGCGTCCGAGTACAAAACCCTGCTCAGGGGCATAAGGAACATCAGCGTTATAAAGATAGGACCGGGACAGGCAAGCTATGGAAAAATCCTCGTTCAGGTGCCTCTCACCTACGACAGCGAGGCCTTCCTGGACAGCTACTACGGGGCGATAAGGGAAAGCCTCCGCACCCAGGATAAGCCGCTTTACTTCGTGAGCCTCGGCGTCTCGGAGTACATATACTTCGGCAAGGAGAAGGCCCTCCAGACCCTCCTCGTGACACGGAGCTCTCTCCCCATAGAGGACTGGGCTTCGGTGTACCTCCTCAACACTGACCTCGTGAACGGGAGTGCGCTGGCCCTCATGGAGGAGCTTTCCTCGTGGGTGCTCGAGGTGTGGGGCAAGGAGGGCTCGACAATAAACCTGAAAAAAGGCTTAATTGGTGGTTCAAATGATAAAAGAAGGGGACAAAGTTCTGCTGATTGA
- a CDS encoding signal recognition particle protein Srp19: MKKFVVWTNELDARLSKKYGRIVPKTLAVDAPSADEIIRVCKELGINVVSVEKEKRNPRLSGLDENLRTKGMLVLESEDGKSATLRKIAQKIREFRKAKPKKRR, encoded by the coding sequence ATGAAAAAGTTTGTGGTATGGACGAACGAGCTCGATGCGAGATTGAGTAAGAAGTACGGCAGGATCGTTCCAAAAACACTCGCGGTGGACGCTCCATCCGCCGACGAGATAATACGGGTATGTAAAGAACTTGGGATAAACGTTGTTAGTGTGGAGAAAGAAAAGCGCAACCCACGCCTGAGCGGCCTCGATGAGAACCTTCGCACCAAGGGAATGCTCGTTCTCGAGAGCGAGGATGGAAAATCCGCTACCCTGAGAAAAATAGCCCAAAAGATACGGGAATTTAGAAAGGCAAAGCCCAAAAAGAGGAGGTAA
- a CDS encoding Lrp/AsnC family transcriptional regulator, giving the protein MVRAYVLLTVEIGKVESVIEEIKSIPGVLKADAVTGPYDAIVHIEAADLGELTRKILHDIHNIDGVIDTTTAIVVEVEE; this is encoded by the coding sequence ATGGTAAGAGCTTATGTTTTGCTTACGGTTGAGATTGGCAAGGTTGAAAGTGTTATTGAGGAGATAAAGAGCATACCCGGTGTCCTCAAGGCCGACGCGGTTACCGGCCCCTACGATGCCATCGTCCACATTGAGGCAGCGGACCTCGGTGAGCTCACCAGGAAGATACTCCACGATATTCACAACATAGACGGTGTTATTGACACCACCACTGCCATAGTGGTTGAGGTCGAGGAGTGA